In Pygocentrus nattereri isolate fPygNat1 chromosome 26, fPygNat1.pri, whole genome shotgun sequence, one genomic interval encodes:
- the ddr2a gene encoding discoidin domain-containing receptor 2 isoform X1 — translation MKAWFLLEMTHLWKMFFPLPLLLYLSGSVKSQVNPTVCRSPLGMSGGQILDEDISASSQWSDSTAAKYGRLDFEEGDGAWCPEIPGEPENMKEFLQIDLRSLHFITLVGTQGRHAGGIGNEFAQTYKIKYSRDGSRWISWRNRQGKQVIEGNRNAYDIVLKDLEPPIIARFVRFMPVIDHSMNVCMRVELYGCEWLDGLVSYNAPLGQQMTFYGQLIYLNDSVYDGAMIHSMTEGLGQLTDGMCGLDDFILSHVYNVWPGYDYVGWTNESFPSGYVEIMFEFDRTRNFTTMKVHCNNMFSRRVKTFQKVVCYFRSESDWEPTPISFSPVMDDVNPSARFVTVSLHNHMASAIKCQYYFSDMWMMFSEITFQSDTAMYNTTLAPPKTGPPTSTQPGDNPIHKVDDSNTRILIGCLVAIIFILVAIIVIILWRQVWQKMLEKVSRRMLDDELTASLSIQSETFTYNNNNPSSAPSEQESNSTYERIFPLGPDYQEPSRLVRKLPEFSQTSEDTASTSTASKSPQTSPQDGAPHYAEADIVNLQGVTGGNTYAVPALTMDLLSGKDIAVEEFPRKLLTFKEKLGEGQFGEVHLCEAEDMEDYMDEDFSFDVSDNQTVLVAVKMLRADANKNARNDFLKEIKIMSRLKDPNIIRLLAVCMSSDPLCMITEYMENGDLNQFLSRHEPEGMIALLSNAPTVSYSNLQHMATQIASGMKYLSSLNFVHRDLATRNCLVGKNYTIKIADFGMSRNLYSGDYYRIQGRAVLPIRWMSWESILLGKFTTASDVWAFGVTLWETLTFCKEQPYSQLSDEQVIENTGEFFRDQRRQIYLPQPPLCPDAIYKLMLSCWHRNAKERPSFQEIHRILLECKP, via the exons ATGAAGGCTTGGTTTCTACTGGAGATGACCCACCTTTGGAAGATGTTCTTTCCATTACCACTTCTTCTGTACTTGTCAGGGTCTGTGAAGTCCCAAGTAAATCCGA CTGTTTGTAGATCCCCGCTAGGGATGTCTGGAGGGCAGATTTTAGATGAAGACATTTCGGCTTCTAGTCAGTGGTCTGAttcaacagcagcaaaatatggcag GCTTGACTTTGAAGAGGGGGATGGTGCATGGTGTCCAGAGATCCCTGGAGAACCAGAGAACATGAAAGAGTTCCTGCAGATAGACCTTCGCTCCTTACATTTCATCACCCTGGTGGGCACACAAGGCCGCCATGCGGGGGGCATTGGAAACGAGTTTGCCCAGACCTACAAGATCAAATACAGCCGGGACGGCAGCCGCTGGATCTCCTGGCGTAACCGTCAAGGAAAGCAG GTGATCGAGGGGAACAGGAATGCGTATGACATTGTCCTGAAGGACCTGGAGCCACCCATCATTGCACGCTTTGTGCGCTTCATGCCAGTTATCGACCACTCCATGAATGTGTGTATGCGCGTGGAGCTCTACGGGTGTGAATGGCTAG aTGGGCTGGTGTCATACAATGCACCACTGGGCCAGCAGATGACCTTCTATGGCCAGCTTATTTACCTGAATGACTCTGTATATGATGGTGCCATGATTCACAG TATGACAGAAGGGTTGGGGCAGTTGACAGATGGTATGTGTGGTCTGGACGATTTTATTCTCAGTCATGTCTACAACGTGTGGCCTGGCTATGACTATGTGGGCTGGACTAACGAAAGCTTCCCCAGTGGATATGTAGAGATCATGTTTGAGTTCGACCGAACCCGCAATTTCACCACCATGAAG GTGCACTGTAATAACATGTTCTCTCGAAGAGTTAAGACCTTCCAGAAGGTAGTTTGTTATTTCCGTTCTGAGTCAGACTGGGAGCCTACCCCCATTTCATTCAGCCCTGTAATGGATGATGTGAACCCAAGCGCCCGCTTCGTCACTGTATCCCTCCACAACCATATGGCCAGCGCCATCAAGTGCCAGTATTACTTCTCCGACATGTGGATGATGTTCAGCGAAATCACCTTCCAGTCAG ATACAGCAATGTATAACACCACCCTTGCTCCCCCGAAGACTGGCCCTCCAACCAGCACACAACCAG GGGATAATCCCATTCACAAAGTAGATGACAGCAACACCCgaattctgattggctgtttggtAGCCATCATCTTCATCTTGGTGGCCATTATTGTCATCATTCTTTGGAGACAGGTCTGGCAGAAGATGCTAGAGAAG GTTTCTCGGAGGATGCTGGACGATGAACTAACTGCTAGTCTGTCAATACAGAGCGAGACCTTCACctataacaacaacaacccCTCCTCAGCGCCCAGTGAGCAGGAGTCCAACTCCACTTATGAGCGTATATTTCCCCTGGGCCCGGACTACCAGGAGCCCTCCCGCCTCGTCCGCAAACTGCCCGAGTTCTCACAGACCTCAGAGGATACTG CATCGACCAGTACAGCCTCCAAGTCTCCTCAGACCAGTCCTCAAGATGGTGCCCCTCATTATGCTGAGGCAGACATTGTCAACTTGCAAGGTGTAACTGGAGGCAACACGTATGCTGTGCCGGCCCTCACCATGGATCTGCTGTCAGGAAAGGACATAGCCGTAGAGGAGTTTCCGCGGAAACTGCTGACGTTCAAAGAGAAGTTGGGGGAGGGGCAGTTTGGAGAG GTGCATCTTTGTGAGGCAGAAGACATGGAGGACTACATGGATGAAGATTTCTCTTTTGATGTCAGTGACAACCAGACAGTACTTGTAGCTGTGAAAATGCTGCGAGCAGATGCTAATAAAAATGCCAG GAATGACTTTTTGAAAGAGATAAAGATCATGTCGCGATTAAAAGATCCCAACATCATTCGGCTGCTGGCGGTGTGTATGAGCTCAGACCCGCTCTGCATGATCACTGAGTATATGGAGAATGGGGACCTCAACCAATTCCTGTCTCGCCATGAACCGGAGGGGATGATTGCCCTGCTCAGCAATGCACCGACAGTCAG CTACAGTAACCTTCAGCACATGGCCACCCAGATCGCTTCAGGTATGAAGTACCTCTCCTCACTCAACTTTGTCCACCGAGACCTCGCCACACGTAACTGCCTGGTAGGCAAGAACTACACCATCAAGATTGCAGACTTTGGCATGAGCAGGAACCTGTATAGTGGAGATTATTACCGCATCCAGGGCAGAGCCGTGCTGCCCATACGCTGGATGTCCTGGGAAAGCATCCTGCTG GGTAAATTTACCACAGCCAGTGATGTTTGGGCTTTCGGTGTGACTCTCTGGGAGACACTGACATTCTGCAAGGAGCAGCCCTACTCGCAGCTCTCAGACGAGCAGGTCATTGAAAACACAGGGGAGTTCTTCCGAGACCAGAGGCGACAG ATCTACTTGCCGCAGCCGCCCTTGTGTCCGGATGCCATCTACAAGCTCATGTTGAGTTGCTGGCACAGGAATGCTAAAGAGAGACCATCTTTCCAAGAGATCCATCGAATACTGCTGGAGTGCAAGCCTTAG
- the ddr2a gene encoding discoidin domain-containing receptor 2 isoform X2 produces MKAWFLLEMTHLWKMFFPLPLLLYLSGSVKSQVNPTVCRSPLGMSGGQILDEDISASSQWSDSTAAKYGRLDFEEGDGAWCPEIPGEPENMKEFLQIDLRSLHFITLVGTQGRHAGGIGNEFAQTYKIKYSRDGSRWISWRNRQGKQVIEGNRNAYDIVLKDLEPPIIARFVRFMPVIDHSMNVCMRVELYGCEWLDGLVSYNAPLGQQMTFYGQLIYLNDSVYDGAMIHSMTEGLGQLTDGMCGLDDFILSHVYNVWPGYDYVGWTNESFPSGYVEIMFEFDRTRNFTTMKVHCNNMFSRRVKTFQKVVCYFRSESDWEPTPISFSPVMDDVNPSARFVTVSLHNHMASAIKCQYYFSDMWMMFSEITFQSDTAMYNTTLAPPKTGPPTSTQPDDSNTRILIGCLVAIIFILVAIIVIILWRQVWQKMLEKVSRRMLDDELTASLSIQSETFTYNNNNPSSAPSEQESNSTYERIFPLGPDYQEPSRLVRKLPEFSQTSEDTASTSTASKSPQTSPQDGAPHYAEADIVNLQGVTGGNTYAVPALTMDLLSGKDIAVEEFPRKLLTFKEKLGEGQFGEVHLCEAEDMEDYMDEDFSFDVSDNQTVLVAVKMLRADANKNARNDFLKEIKIMSRLKDPNIIRLLAVCMSSDPLCMITEYMENGDLNQFLSRHEPEGMIALLSNAPTVSYSNLQHMATQIASGMKYLSSLNFVHRDLATRNCLVGKNYTIKIADFGMSRNLYSGDYYRIQGRAVLPIRWMSWESILLGKFTTASDVWAFGVTLWETLTFCKEQPYSQLSDEQVIENTGEFFRDQRRQIYLPQPPLCPDAIYKLMLSCWHRNAKERPSFQEIHRILLECKP; encoded by the exons ATGAAGGCTTGGTTTCTACTGGAGATGACCCACCTTTGGAAGATGTTCTTTCCATTACCACTTCTTCTGTACTTGTCAGGGTCTGTGAAGTCCCAAGTAAATCCGA CTGTTTGTAGATCCCCGCTAGGGATGTCTGGAGGGCAGATTTTAGATGAAGACATTTCGGCTTCTAGTCAGTGGTCTGAttcaacagcagcaaaatatggcag GCTTGACTTTGAAGAGGGGGATGGTGCATGGTGTCCAGAGATCCCTGGAGAACCAGAGAACATGAAAGAGTTCCTGCAGATAGACCTTCGCTCCTTACATTTCATCACCCTGGTGGGCACACAAGGCCGCCATGCGGGGGGCATTGGAAACGAGTTTGCCCAGACCTACAAGATCAAATACAGCCGGGACGGCAGCCGCTGGATCTCCTGGCGTAACCGTCAAGGAAAGCAG GTGATCGAGGGGAACAGGAATGCGTATGACATTGTCCTGAAGGACCTGGAGCCACCCATCATTGCACGCTTTGTGCGCTTCATGCCAGTTATCGACCACTCCATGAATGTGTGTATGCGCGTGGAGCTCTACGGGTGTGAATGGCTAG aTGGGCTGGTGTCATACAATGCACCACTGGGCCAGCAGATGACCTTCTATGGCCAGCTTATTTACCTGAATGACTCTGTATATGATGGTGCCATGATTCACAG TATGACAGAAGGGTTGGGGCAGTTGACAGATGGTATGTGTGGTCTGGACGATTTTATTCTCAGTCATGTCTACAACGTGTGGCCTGGCTATGACTATGTGGGCTGGACTAACGAAAGCTTCCCCAGTGGATATGTAGAGATCATGTTTGAGTTCGACCGAACCCGCAATTTCACCACCATGAAG GTGCACTGTAATAACATGTTCTCTCGAAGAGTTAAGACCTTCCAGAAGGTAGTTTGTTATTTCCGTTCTGAGTCAGACTGGGAGCCTACCCCCATTTCATTCAGCCCTGTAATGGATGATGTGAACCCAAGCGCCCGCTTCGTCACTGTATCCCTCCACAACCATATGGCCAGCGCCATCAAGTGCCAGTATTACTTCTCCGACATGTGGATGATGTTCAGCGAAATCACCTTCCAGTCAG ATACAGCAATGTATAACACCACCCTTGCTCCCCCGAAGACTGGCCCTCCAACCAGCACACAACCAG ATGACAGCAACACCCgaattctgattggctgtttggtAGCCATCATCTTCATCTTGGTGGCCATTATTGTCATCATTCTTTGGAGACAGGTCTGGCAGAAGATGCTAGAGAAG GTTTCTCGGAGGATGCTGGACGATGAACTAACTGCTAGTCTGTCAATACAGAGCGAGACCTTCACctataacaacaacaacccCTCCTCAGCGCCCAGTGAGCAGGAGTCCAACTCCACTTATGAGCGTATATTTCCCCTGGGCCCGGACTACCAGGAGCCCTCCCGCCTCGTCCGCAAACTGCCCGAGTTCTCACAGACCTCAGAGGATACTG CATCGACCAGTACAGCCTCCAAGTCTCCTCAGACCAGTCCTCAAGATGGTGCCCCTCATTATGCTGAGGCAGACATTGTCAACTTGCAAGGTGTAACTGGAGGCAACACGTATGCTGTGCCGGCCCTCACCATGGATCTGCTGTCAGGAAAGGACATAGCCGTAGAGGAGTTTCCGCGGAAACTGCTGACGTTCAAAGAGAAGTTGGGGGAGGGGCAGTTTGGAGAG GTGCATCTTTGTGAGGCAGAAGACATGGAGGACTACATGGATGAAGATTTCTCTTTTGATGTCAGTGACAACCAGACAGTACTTGTAGCTGTGAAAATGCTGCGAGCAGATGCTAATAAAAATGCCAG GAATGACTTTTTGAAAGAGATAAAGATCATGTCGCGATTAAAAGATCCCAACATCATTCGGCTGCTGGCGGTGTGTATGAGCTCAGACCCGCTCTGCATGATCACTGAGTATATGGAGAATGGGGACCTCAACCAATTCCTGTCTCGCCATGAACCGGAGGGGATGATTGCCCTGCTCAGCAATGCACCGACAGTCAG CTACAGTAACCTTCAGCACATGGCCACCCAGATCGCTTCAGGTATGAAGTACCTCTCCTCACTCAACTTTGTCCACCGAGACCTCGCCACACGTAACTGCCTGGTAGGCAAGAACTACACCATCAAGATTGCAGACTTTGGCATGAGCAGGAACCTGTATAGTGGAGATTATTACCGCATCCAGGGCAGAGCCGTGCTGCCCATACGCTGGATGTCCTGGGAAAGCATCCTGCTG GGTAAATTTACCACAGCCAGTGATGTTTGGGCTTTCGGTGTGACTCTCTGGGAGACACTGACATTCTGCAAGGAGCAGCCCTACTCGCAGCTCTCAGACGAGCAGGTCATTGAAAACACAGGGGAGTTCTTCCGAGACCAGAGGCGACAG ATCTACTTGCCGCAGCCGCCCTTGTGTCCGGATGCCATCTACAAGCTCATGTTGAGTTGCTGGCACAGGAATGCTAAAGAGAGACCATCTTTCCAAGAGATCCATCGAATACTGCTGGAGTGCAAGCCTTAG